The Streptomyces sp. NBC_01244 genome contains a region encoding:
- a CDS encoding TetR/AcrR family transcriptional regulator, translating to MSEQDRSPKPRGYEMRKRAEDVGRTRQRIIEAAVHLHGTAGPAWTTIAAIAERSGVTRLTVYRHFPDEMALFEACSGHWLSRQKLPRPQEWAAIENPVERVTAGLADLYRFYRAGEQMLSLVIRDEQAVPEPIREARQEMTRQYVEVLAGAWPEADDPVRRALIGHAVAFSSWRSLCREQGLTDRKAVNAMVTLVEAAGTGS from the coding sequence TTGAGTGAACAGGACCGTTCACCGAAACCGCGTGGTTACGAGATGCGCAAGCGCGCCGAAGACGTGGGCCGGACGCGGCAGCGCATCATCGAGGCCGCCGTGCATCTCCACGGCACCGCGGGCCCGGCGTGGACGACCATCGCGGCGATCGCCGAGCGCTCCGGGGTCACTCGGCTGACCGTCTATCGGCATTTCCCGGATGAGATGGCGTTGTTCGAAGCGTGCTCGGGACACTGGCTGTCGCGGCAGAAGCTGCCCCGACCCCAAGAATGGGCCGCGATCGAGAACCCCGTCGAGCGAGTGACGGCCGGGCTTGCCGACCTCTACCGCTTCTACCGTGCGGGCGAGCAGATGCTGTCGCTGGTCATCCGCGACGAGCAGGCCGTCCCCGAGCCGATCCGGGAGGCCCGGCAGGAGATGACCCGGCAGTACGTCGAGGTGCTGGCCGGCGCCTGGCCGGAGGCCGACGACCCGGTCCGGCGGGCGCTGATCGGCCATGCCGTGGCGTTCTCCTCGTGGCGTTCTCTGTGCCGGGAGCAAGGACTCACGGACCGCAAGGCGGTCAACGCCATGGTCACGCTGGTCGAAGCGGCCGGCACCGGGTCCTGA
- a CDS encoding helix-turn-helix domain-containing protein, with the protein MPSIASSPDLGEPLDPLPREFAALMRPEVPGLIKEIRVEVERAYPVYARLLNGPNADAIRQGVEQALATFVDRVADPGASSVLRDELLRKFGRVEAYEGRDLDTLQGAYRLGARIALRRAKTLGRRYNLSPSLILAFADALFAYVDELEAIAREGYAEVQARAASEVSALRRQLLHLILVGSPLPQATIAELCEQASWELPAQCTLVALRAPAPDHMRTCLDRDVLADLGMPQPHLLIPGPLTPERLAMLESALSGAPAVIGLTVPPPQAADSIRWARRILQLIDDGIVPDQPVVHCEDHLTTLWLLSDPVLVTHIAARELAPLSGLTGSRRGRLVETLRVHISTRGPADQVAELLGVHAQTVRYRLRNLDAHLGDRITDPEHRFTLEAALRSLHLQGNDYAE; encoded by the coding sequence ATGCCCTCAATCGCATCATCACCGGACCTCGGTGAACCGCTCGATCCGCTCCCCAGGGAGTTCGCCGCCTTGATGAGGCCCGAGGTTCCGGGCCTCATCAAGGAGATCCGCGTCGAGGTGGAGCGCGCCTATCCGGTGTATGCCCGTCTCCTCAACGGCCCCAATGCGGATGCCATCCGCCAGGGCGTGGAGCAGGCGCTGGCCACGTTCGTGGACCGTGTCGCGGACCCCGGCGCGAGTTCGGTCCTGCGCGACGAGCTGCTGCGCAAGTTCGGCCGGGTGGAGGCGTACGAGGGCCGTGACCTCGACACCCTCCAGGGTGCCTACCGGCTCGGCGCCCGCATCGCGCTACGCCGGGCCAAGACCCTCGGTCGCCGGTACAACCTGTCGCCTTCCCTGATCCTCGCCTTCGCGGACGCGCTCTTCGCGTACGTCGACGAGCTGGAGGCCATCGCGCGCGAGGGGTACGCGGAGGTCCAGGCCCGTGCGGCCTCCGAGGTGTCGGCGTTACGGAGACAACTGCTCCATCTCATCCTCGTCGGGTCGCCCCTGCCACAGGCGACCATCGCCGAGCTGTGCGAGCAGGCGTCGTGGGAACTCCCCGCCCAGTGCACGCTGGTGGCCTTACGTGCCCCGGCGCCCGACCACATGCGGACATGTCTCGACCGGGACGTCCTCGCGGACCTCGGCATGCCCCAGCCCCACCTGCTGATCCCCGGACCGCTCACCCCCGAGCGACTGGCGATGCTCGAGTCCGCCCTGTCGGGAGCCCCGGCCGTCATAGGCCTGACCGTGCCACCGCCGCAGGCCGCCGACTCCATCCGGTGGGCCAGGAGGATACTGCAGCTCATCGACGACGGGATCGTGCCCGACCAGCCGGTCGTGCACTGCGAAGACCACCTGACCACCCTGTGGCTCCTGTCCGACCCCGTGCTCGTCACCCACATCGCTGCCCGCGAACTGGCCCCGCTGAGCGGCCTCACCGGCTCCAGGCGCGGACGCCTGGTCGAGACGCTGCGCGTCCACATCTCCACGCGGGGCCCCGCCGATCAGGTCGCGGAGTTACTAGGAGTCCACGCGCAGACGGTCCGCTACCGCCTGCGCAACCTGGACGCACACCTGGGCGACCGCATCACCGACCCGGAACACCGCTTCACCCTGGAGGCGGCCCTGCGCTCCCTCCACCTCCAGGGCAACGACTACGCGGAATAG
- a CDS encoding PIG-L deacetylase family protein has translation MTTRDETGAFGPQSQLPPLPEDWERCLAVAAHPDDIEYGAASAVARWTAQGKRVTYLLATRGEAGIDRLHPTEAGPLREAEERAGAREVGVDTVEFLDHRDGVVEYGPDLRRDIVRAIRRHRPEVVVTGAFTVRMIAGVTNQADHRAVGLATLDAARDAGNRWIFPELADEGLEPWGGVRLVCMAGPERPTHAVDVTGEPLERGIASLSAHAEYTSGLGEQSFEPRPFLTWAARMGGPALGVEAAVLFDVHHLAFEGKPPWEQ, from the coding sequence ATGACGACGCGAGATGAAACGGGCGCGTTCGGCCCGCAGAGCCAGCTGCCGCCGCTTCCGGAGGACTGGGAGCGATGTCTGGCCGTGGCGGCGCATCCGGACGACATCGAGTACGGCGCGGCCTCGGCCGTCGCCCGCTGGACCGCTCAGGGCAAGCGGGTGACGTACCTGCTCGCCACCCGTGGGGAAGCGGGCATCGACCGTCTGCACCCCACCGAGGCCGGACCGCTGCGCGAGGCCGAGGAGCGGGCCGGAGCCCGCGAGGTCGGCGTGGACACGGTGGAGTTCCTCGACCATCGCGACGGCGTGGTGGAGTACGGCCCCGACCTGCGCCGCGACATCGTGCGCGCGATCCGCCGGCACCGGCCCGAGGTGGTGGTCACAGGCGCGTTCACCGTACGGATGATCGCCGGTGTCACCAACCAGGCCGATCACCGCGCGGTCGGACTCGCGACCCTGGACGCCGCGAGGGACGCGGGCAACCGCTGGATCTTCCCGGAACTGGCCGACGAAGGCCTCGAGCCCTGGGGCGGCGTCCGCCTGGTGTGCATGGCCGGCCCCGAACGCCCCACCCATGCCGTGGACGTCACCGGGGAACCCCTGGAACGCGGCATCGCCTCGCTGTCCGCCCACGCCGAATACACCAGCGGGCTGGGAGAGCAGAGCTTCGAACCCCGGCCGTTCCTGACCTGGGCGGCGCGGATGGGCGGCCCCGCGCTCGGTGTCGAGGCGGCGGTCCTCTTCGACGTACACCACCTGGCATTCGAGGGGAAGCCACCCTGGGAGCAGTAG
- a CDS encoding MMPL family transporter, which yields MGAGLTQRRRRALPWLVLALWVAVLAVAAPFAGKLADVTRDRVTDYLPANADSTQVAKLQERLPGGESTQLVLVYQRDGALTAADRATAERQIGQIADEHQLTDTPQGVPSQDGTTLMYPVSSNEPGADDELRNAFVDDIRETARSADGLTVEVGGPGAVTRDSKKVYDSLDGPLLYTTVAVVALLLILIYRSPVLWLIPLIAAGIADYLSMGVAYGLNQAFGTSISGAGTAIMTILVFGAGTDYALLIVSRYREELRRIERPYEAMEAALRGCGPAVIASSGTVAVGLLCLLAADLNSNRGMGPLGTVGVLCALIAMLSLLPAVLVLAGRRVFWPLIPAFGSTPKERRSLLSAMGSSAGRRPVTVLVAGALALGALALGALNLPGDLKQEDAFVDRPESVSAMLTLADAYPDSSSQPITVMTPTDRRQATLEAATSTEGVTSARIGRTGDGWTEVSVIASALPQTDAETRTIKSLRDKLDGSLVGGPSAQQIDLEKTNARDQKVVVPIVLLSVLLILIVLLRSLVAPLILVAAVVAVWGASLGIGGLVFEPLFGFQGTDPALGLLSFVFLVALGVDYGIFLMHRMREESLGGAEPAAAALTALRTTGGVIASAGIILAATFAVLMNMGLVSLVQLGFVIAVGVLLDTFLVRTYLVTSAGIALGRKVWWPGPLSKAPSPETLLREPERV from the coding sequence ATGGGGGCCGGACTTACACAGAGACGGCGACGAGCATTGCCCTGGCTGGTGCTCGCGCTGTGGGTCGCCGTGCTCGCGGTCGCCGCGCCGTTCGCCGGGAAACTCGCCGACGTCACACGCGACCGCGTCACCGACTATCTGCCCGCGAACGCCGACTCCACCCAAGTCGCCAAGCTCCAGGAGCGGCTGCCCGGCGGCGAGAGCACCCAGCTCGTCCTCGTCTACCAGCGCGACGGTGCCCTCACCGCCGCCGACCGCGCGACCGCCGAGCGGCAGATCGGACAGATCGCCGACGAGCACCAGCTGACCGACACCCCGCAGGGCGTGCCCTCCCAGGACGGCACGACGCTCATGTACCCGGTCAGCAGCAACGAACCCGGTGCCGACGACGAACTGCGAAACGCGTTCGTCGACGACATCAGGGAGACCGCCCGCTCCGCCGACGGCCTCACCGTCGAGGTCGGCGGCCCCGGCGCGGTCACCCGCGACTCCAAGAAGGTGTACGACTCCCTCGACGGCCCGCTGCTCTACACCACGGTTGCCGTCGTCGCCCTCCTGCTGATCCTCATCTACCGCAGCCCCGTGCTGTGGCTGATCCCGCTGATCGCCGCCGGCATCGCCGACTACCTGTCCATGGGCGTCGCGTACGGCCTCAACCAGGCCTTCGGCACCTCCATCTCGGGCGCGGGCACCGCCATCATGACCATCCTGGTCTTCGGCGCCGGCACCGACTACGCCCTGCTCATCGTCTCCCGCTACCGCGAGGAACTGCGCCGCATCGAGCGCCCGTACGAGGCAATGGAGGCCGCCCTGCGCGGCTGCGGGCCCGCCGTGATCGCCTCCTCCGGCACCGTCGCCGTCGGCCTGTTGTGCCTGCTCGCCGCAGACCTCAACTCCAACCGCGGCATGGGCCCCCTCGGCACCGTCGGCGTGCTGTGCGCGCTGATCGCCATGCTCAGCCTGCTGCCCGCCGTCCTGGTCCTGGCCGGCCGCCGCGTGTTCTGGCCGCTCATCCCGGCCTTCGGCAGCACTCCCAAGGAGCGTCGCTCGCTGCTCTCGGCGATGGGCAGCTCCGCCGGACGCCGCCCGGTGACCGTCCTGGTCGCCGGCGCCCTCGCGCTGGGGGCGCTCGCCCTCGGCGCCCTGAACCTGCCCGGCGACCTCAAGCAGGAGGACGCCTTCGTCGACCGGCCGGAATCCGTCTCCGCCATGCTGACCCTGGCCGACGCCTACCCGGACAGCTCCAGCCAGCCCATCACCGTCATGACTCCGACCGACCGCCGCCAAGCCACCCTCGAGGCGGCCACCTCCACCGAGGGCGTCACGTCCGCCCGTATCGGCCGGACGGGAGACGGCTGGACCGAGGTGTCCGTGATCGCCTCCGCACTTCCGCAGACGGACGCCGAGACCCGCACGATCAAGAGCCTGCGAGACAAGCTGGACGGCTCACTCGTCGGCGGACCCAGCGCCCAGCAGATCGACCTGGAGAAGACCAACGCCCGTGACCAGAAGGTCGTCGTACCGATCGTCCTCCTCTCCGTCCTGCTCATCCTGATCGTCCTCCTGCGCTCCCTGGTCGCCCCGCTGATACTGGTCGCCGCGGTGGTCGCGGTCTGGGGCGCCTCCCTCGGCATCGGCGGCCTGGTGTTCGAGCCGCTGTTCGGCTTCCAAGGCACCGACCCCGCCCTCGGCCTGCTGTCCTTCGTGTTCCTGGTAGCGCTCGGCGTCGACTACGGCATCTTCCTGATGCACCGCATGCGGGAGGAATCCCTGGGCGGCGCCGAACCCGCCGCGGCCGCGCTCACCGCCCTGCGCACCACCGGAGGTGTCATCGCCTCCGCGGGCATCATCCTCGCCGCCACCTTCGCGGTGCTGATGAACATGGGCCTCGTCTCGCTGGTCCAACTCGGGTTCGTCATCGCGGTCGGTGTGCTCCTCGACACCTTCCTCGTCCGCACCTACCTCGTCACCAGCGCCGGCATCGCCCTCGGCCGGAAGGTGTGGTGGCCGGGCCCCCTGTCGAAGGCGCCGTCGCCCGAAACCCTGCTCCGGGAGCCGGAGCGCGTCTGA
- a CDS encoding FAD-dependent oxidoreductase: protein MKALIIGSGIAGPTTAMALRKAGIDSVVYEAHPGGADNVGVFLTLGSNGIDALRTIGADAPAIAAGFATPAIDMVSTTGKALGQVRTSRPDGDITSRTLKRADLYRAIHDEALRRGIRFEHGKRLVDAQDSGDGVRARFADGTEEYGDLLIGCDGIHSTVRGIIDPAAPAPSYSGLIGLGGYTRGVPVDSRTGSYRMMFGKRAFFGYVPAPDGEVWWFANLPRPAEPAPGELENIGSEQWRSELVDLFAEDTGPAAALIRASQVITPAGPMHAMPALPAWHRGRLIAIGDAAHAPSPTSGQGASLSVEDAVELAKALRDQPTVEGAFAAYEAVRRPRVERIVKQAARINNNKAAGPAGRIIRDLLMPLVLPRLANGEQSRQTYGHHIDWDQAHRPSA, encoded by the coding sequence ATGAAGGCACTGATCATCGGCAGCGGAATAGCCGGACCCACCACCGCCATGGCACTGCGGAAGGCCGGTATCGACTCGGTCGTCTACGAGGCCCACCCCGGCGGCGCCGACAACGTCGGCGTCTTCCTGACCCTGGGCTCGAACGGCATCGACGCCCTGCGCACCATCGGCGCCGACGCCCCTGCCATCGCCGCCGGCTTCGCCACCCCGGCCATCGACATGGTCTCCACCACCGGCAAGGCACTCGGTCAGGTCCGGACCAGCCGCCCGGACGGAGACATCACCAGCCGGACCCTCAAGCGCGCCGACCTCTACCGCGCGATCCACGACGAGGCACTGCGCCGCGGCATCCGCTTCGAGCACGGCAAGCGCCTGGTCGACGCGCAGGATTCCGGGGACGGCGTCCGAGCCCGCTTCGCCGACGGCACCGAGGAGTACGGCGACCTGCTCATCGGCTGCGACGGAATCCACTCCACGGTCCGGGGCATCATCGACCCCGCGGCCCCCGCACCTTCGTACTCCGGGCTCATCGGGCTCGGCGGCTACACCCGCGGAGTGCCCGTGGACTCGCGGACGGGCAGCTACCGGATGATGTTCGGCAAGCGCGCCTTCTTCGGCTACGTGCCCGCCCCCGACGGGGAGGTCTGGTGGTTCGCCAACCTGCCCCGCCCCGCCGAGCCCGCCCCCGGCGAGCTGGAGAACATCGGCTCCGAGCAGTGGCGCAGCGAGCTCGTCGACCTCTTCGCCGAGGACACGGGTCCCGCCGCCGCATTGATCCGCGCCAGCCAAGTGATCACCCCGGCCGGCCCGATGCACGCCATGCCGGCCCTCCCCGCCTGGCACCGCGGCCGGTTGATCGCCATCGGCGATGCCGCTCACGCCCCCTCACCGACATCGGGTCAGGGCGCCTCGCTGTCCGTCGAGGACGCCGTCGAGCTGGCCAAGGCGCTGCGCGATCAGCCCACGGTCGAGGGGGCCTTCGCCGCGTACGAGGCAGTGCGCCGCCCGCGCGTCGAACGGATCGTCAAGCAGGCCGCCCGGATCAACAACAACAAGGCCGCGGGCCCTGCCGGACGGATCATCCGCGACCTGCTGATGCCGCTGGTCCTGCCTCGGCTGGCCAACGGCGAGCAGAGCCGGCAGACCTACGGCCACCACATCGACTGGGACCAGGCCCACCGGCCATCGGCGTAG
- a CDS encoding cytochrome P450, which yields MTAAHEAPDILSREFAENPYPAYRAMREKAPLFWHEGTQSWVISRYEDVERAFKDKEALFTTDNYAWQAEPVHGKTLLQMSGREHATRRALVAPAFRGNELRDKVVPVIERNARELIDAFRDSGSVDLVSGFASHFPISVIADMFGLDRSGQAALGNWYRAFVAFIANLSADPEQAAEGARAQAEFAAYMLPVIRNRREHLGDDLLSTLCTAEVDGVSMSDEDIKAFCSLLLTAGAETTDKAIAGLFANLLANPDQLASVRRDRGLLDRAFAETLRYTPPVQMIMRQTSVDVTVSGGTIPAGATVTCLIGAANRDPGRYRDPDRFDLFREDLAATTAFSAAADHLAFALGRHFCVGALLAKAEVEIAANQLLDAMPDVRPAPGYDPAAEGVFTRGPKSLRVEFTPAAAAAID from the coding sequence ATGACCGCCGCGCACGAAGCCCCGGACATCCTTTCGCGGGAGTTCGCCGAGAACCCGTACCCGGCCTATCGGGCCATGCGGGAGAAGGCGCCGCTCTTCTGGCACGAAGGAACGCAGAGTTGGGTCATATCGCGCTACGAGGACGTCGAGAGGGCCTTCAAGGACAAGGAAGCGCTCTTCACCACGGACAACTACGCGTGGCAGGCCGAACCCGTGCACGGCAAGACCCTGCTCCAGATGAGCGGCCGCGAACACGCCACGCGACGCGCCCTGGTGGCCCCGGCCTTCCGCGGCAACGAGCTCCGGGACAAGGTCGTTCCGGTCATCGAGCGCAACGCCCGTGAACTGATCGACGCGTTCCGCGACTCCGGATCCGTCGACTTGGTGAGCGGATTCGCCTCGCACTTCCCCATCTCTGTCATCGCCGACATGTTCGGACTGGACCGGTCCGGCCAGGCCGCCCTCGGCAACTGGTACCGGGCCTTCGTGGCGTTCATCGCCAACCTGTCCGCAGACCCCGAGCAGGCGGCCGAGGGTGCGCGGGCCCAGGCCGAGTTCGCCGCGTACATGCTGCCGGTCATCAGGAACCGGCGGGAGCACCTCGGAGACGACCTGCTGTCGACGCTCTGCACCGCCGAGGTCGACGGCGTGAGCATGAGCGACGAGGACATCAAGGCGTTCTGTAGCCTCCTGCTCACGGCGGGCGCCGAGACCACGGACAAGGCGATCGCCGGCCTCTTCGCGAACCTCCTGGCCAACCCCGACCAGCTCGCCTCAGTACGGCGCGACCGCGGACTCCTCGACCGTGCCTTCGCGGAGACCCTGCGCTACACCCCGCCGGTCCAGATGATCATGCGGCAGACCTCCGTGGACGTGACCGTGAGCGGCGGCACCATCCCGGCCGGCGCCACCGTCACCTGCCTGATCGGCGCGGCCAACCGCGACCCCGGGCGCTATCGGGACCCGGACCGCTTCGACCTTTTCCGCGAGGACCTGGCGGCGACCACGGCCTTCTCCGCGGCAGCGGACCACCTGGCGTTCGCGCTCGGACGGCACTTCTGCGTGGGTGCGCTGCTGGCCAAGGCAGAGGTCGAGATCGCCGCCAACCAGCTCCTCGACGCGATGCCCGATGTCCGGCCGGCCCCGGGGTACGACCCGGCCGCCGAGGGCGTCTTCACCCGCGGGCCGAAGTCCCTGCGCGTGGAGTTCACACCGGCAGCGGCAGCGGCCATCGACTGA
- a CDS encoding MarR family winged helix-turn-helix transcriptional regulator yields the protein MSSEEEGIGARLGKAVQDYQSAVDDYDRETARLLGVNETDLRCLEILMSTEETAPSALSAQLGLTTGSVTTMLDRLEKAGYLTRSPHPTDRRRTLVRVTPEASQRSYALIAPFIEDSARQVMERYTAEQLELVADFLTFNQGIQQQHVQRLRAMPAPGPARSGGRQAPGPRRTGATGSR from the coding sequence ATGTCAAGCGAAGAAGAGGGGATCGGCGCAAGGCTGGGTAAAGCCGTCCAGGACTACCAGTCGGCCGTTGATGACTACGACCGTGAGACAGCTCGTCTCCTGGGTGTCAACGAGACGGATCTGCGGTGTCTGGAGATCCTCATGTCCACCGAGGAGACCGCTCCCAGTGCGCTCAGCGCGCAGCTCGGGCTGACCACCGGCAGCGTCACCACGATGCTCGACAGGCTGGAGAAGGCGGGCTACCTCACCCGCAGCCCCCACCCCACCGACCGGCGCCGCACCCTGGTACGCGTCACCCCCGAAGCCTCGCAGCGGTCGTACGCACTGATCGCCCCGTTCATCGAGGACTCCGCGCGGCAGGTCATGGAGCGCTACACCGCCGAACAGCTCGAACTCGTCGCGGACTTCCTCACCTTCAACCAGGGAATCCAGCAGCAGCACGTCCAGCGTCTGCGCGCGATGCCGGCCCCCGGCCCCGCCCGCAGCGGCGGCCGCCAGGCCCCCGGCCCCCGCCGCACCGGAGCCACCGGAAGTCGGTGA
- a CDS encoding response regulator transcription factor — protein sequence MTIRVLLADDQALVRAAFAMLLESSQDMTVVGEAGTGREAVELARKERADLVVMDIRMPDLDGIEATRLIAADEDLAGVKVLVLTTYDTDENIVEALRAGASGFLVKDTRPAELLEAIRTVAGGEALLSPGPTSRLIARFLRSPTAAPPETGPECLTDREREVLTLVACGLNNTEIGEALGLSPLTAKTHVSRIMGKLGARDRAQLVIVAYESGLVSPGA from the coding sequence GTGACCATCCGCGTTCTGCTCGCCGACGACCAGGCGCTCGTACGGGCCGCGTTCGCGATGCTCCTCGAGTCGTCTCAGGACATGACGGTCGTCGGAGAGGCCGGCACCGGCCGGGAGGCCGTCGAACTCGCCCGCAAGGAACGCGCCGACCTGGTGGTGATGGACATCCGCATGCCCGACCTCGACGGCATCGAGGCCACCCGGCTGATCGCCGCGGACGAGGATCTGGCCGGGGTAAAGGTGCTCGTGCTCACCACCTATGACACGGACGAGAACATCGTCGAGGCCTTGCGCGCCGGGGCCTCCGGCTTCCTGGTCAAGGACACGCGTCCGGCCGAACTCCTGGAGGCGATCCGCACGGTGGCCGGCGGGGAGGCCCTCCTCTCGCCCGGACCGACCTCCCGGCTCATCGCCCGCTTCCTGCGCAGCCCCACGGCAGCGCCGCCCGAGACCGGCCCCGAATGCCTCACCGACCGCGAGCGCGAGGTCCTCACCCTTGTCGCCTGCGGCCTCAACAACACCGAGATCGGCGAGGCCCTCGGTCTCAGCCCACTGACCGCCAAGACCCACGTAAGCCGCATCATGGGCAAGCTGGGGGCACGAGACAGGGCGCAACTGGTCATCGTGGCGTACGAGTCGGGGTTGGTAAGCCCGGGGGCGTGA
- a CDS encoding ester cyclase, giving the protein MTTTTAVEKNMTLLRTAYRLVESGDIDAAEQLLSEDFIANVPGCPDPLHGRETWRMGTRMMKDAFPDLKIDVQDMFGVGDKVTVLVDFQATHQGAFQQFEATGRRVGYRSVEVYRFEGDRIAEEWVAPDLLSLMHQIAPAPAPAPAPAH; this is encoded by the coding sequence ATGACCACGACCACCGCTGTCGAGAAGAACATGACCCTGCTCCGCACCGCGTACCGGCTGGTGGAGAGCGGGGACATCGACGCGGCCGAGCAGCTGCTGAGCGAAGACTTCATCGCCAACGTCCCCGGATGCCCCGACCCGCTGCACGGCCGGGAGACCTGGCGGATGGGTACGCGGATGATGAAGGACGCGTTCCCCGACCTGAAGATCGACGTGCAGGACATGTTCGGCGTCGGCGACAAGGTGACGGTGCTGGTCGACTTCCAGGCCACGCACCAGGGTGCGTTCCAGCAGTTCGAGGCGACCGGCCGCCGGGTCGGCTACCGCAGCGTCGAGGTCTACCGCTTCGAGGGCGACCGGATCGCCGAGGAGTGGGTCGCTCCGGACCTGCTCAGCCTCATGCACCAGATCGCCCCCGCCCCCGCCCCCGCCCCCGCCCCCGCCCACTGA
- a CDS encoding cupin domain-containing protein, with the protein MTETPAPPLTIVRPGEGSDVFLGSIGVAFKLWGADTGGAVSVVEHPFPVGALVPPHLHTREDEYSIVTGGEIGFRSGDRETVLGPGGYITKPRGELHAMWNAGPVPARMIEIISPAGFEHFFRELAEMLADGPPSTEDAVPVLAAKYGLEFGQPAWLPDVIARFDLTPPGV; encoded by the coding sequence ATGACAGAGACGCCGGCCCCACCGCTCACCATCGTCCGCCCCGGCGAGGGGTCCGATGTCTTCCTCGGCTCGATCGGGGTCGCCTTCAAGTTGTGGGGTGCCGACACCGGCGGTGCAGTCTCCGTCGTCGAGCACCCCTTCCCGGTCGGGGCACTGGTCCCGCCGCACCTGCACACCAGGGAGGACGAGTACTCGATCGTGACCGGGGGTGAGATCGGTTTCCGCTCCGGCGACCGAGAGACCGTTCTGGGCCCCGGCGGCTACATCACCAAGCCGCGTGGGGAGCTTCACGCGATGTGGAACGCCGGCCCCGTACCGGCCCGCATGATCGAGATCATCAGTCCGGCCGGGTTCGAGCACTTCTTCCGCGAGCTGGCCGAGATGCTCGCCGACGGGCCGCCGTCGACGGAGGACGCAGTACCCGTGCTCGCCGCCAAGTACGGGCTCGAATTCGGACAGCCGGCCTGGCTGCCCGATGTCATCGCGCGGTTCGATCTGACACCGCCCGGCGTCTGA
- a CDS encoding sensor histidine kinase, translating to MAVINRDPRTTQHATREDVLLALAVTAQAVVLALVTDPTRRPDALGWVLLLAAQLPIVWRRRHPLPALAAEAVLLLPYHALDNNHTAPLPVSVVVLYSLAVTCRPLYTLLATSTAMTVALTVMMVVNKKQATEALRISGWVIAVVFIGIALRLYRQYVAAVVERAERAERTREQEVRRRVAEERLRIARDLHDLLAHSITLIGVQTSVAAHILNADPERLDRQAVAKSLDDIAETCRTARGELRTTLEVLREHDTRDARDPLPDLHGLAGLVAAARVSGAEVDLTVTDEVPPAAVGAAAYRIVQEALTNAVRHSGRQGLSIRVGVRAGEGSLWVTVTDDGTGTGGGTPGFGLIGMRERARSVGGTLDARPLPGKGFEVSAVLPLGGNP from the coding sequence ATGGCGGTGATCAACCGCGACCCGCGGACCACCCAACACGCCACCCGCGAGGACGTCCTGCTCGCCCTCGCCGTCACCGCACAAGCCGTGGTCCTCGCCCTGGTCACCGACCCGACCCGGCGGCCGGACGCGCTGGGCTGGGTCCTGTTGCTCGCGGCACAGCTGCCGATCGTGTGGCGGCGGCGCCACCCGCTGCCGGCGCTGGCCGCGGAGGCAGTCCTGCTCCTGCCGTACCACGCCCTCGACAACAACCACACCGCCCCGCTACCGGTCTCGGTCGTCGTGTTGTACAGCCTCGCCGTCACCTGCCGGCCCCTGTACACCCTGCTCGCCACCAGCACGGCCATGACCGTGGCGCTGACCGTCATGATGGTCGTCAACAAGAAGCAGGCGACCGAGGCGCTGCGGATCTCCGGCTGGGTGATCGCCGTGGTCTTCATCGGCATCGCCCTGCGCCTCTACCGGCAGTACGTCGCCGCCGTCGTCGAGCGCGCCGAACGCGCCGAACGCACACGTGAGCAGGAGGTCCGCCGCCGGGTCGCCGAGGAACGGCTGCGCATAGCCCGAGACCTGCACGACCTGCTCGCGCACAGCATCACCCTGATCGGCGTGCAGACCTCCGTCGCCGCGCACATCCTGAACGCAGACCCCGAGCGCCTGGACCGCCAGGCAGTCGCCAAGTCCCTCGACGACATAGCCGAGACCTGCCGCACCGCCCGCGGTGAACTGCGCACCACCCTGGAGGTGTTGCGCGAGCACGACACCCGCGACGCTCGCGACCCCCTGCCCGACCTGCACGGACTGGCAGGTCTCGTGGCGGCCGCCCGGGTCTCCGGGGCCGAGGTGGACCTGACGGTCACCGACGAAGTGCCCCCCGCCGCCGTCGGCGCGGCCGCCTACCGGATCGTGCAGGAGGCCCTCACCAACGCCGTACGCCACAGCGGCAGGCAGGGCCTCAGCATCCGGGTCGGCGTGCGCGCCGGGGAAGGCTCCCTGTGGGTCACCGTCACCGACGACGGGACCGGCACGGGCGGGGGCACGCCCGGGTTCGGGCTCATCGGCATGCGCGAGCGGGCGCGCAGTGTGGGCGGAACGCTGGACGCCCGGCCACTTCCCGGTAAGGGTTTCGAAGTCAGTGCCGTACTGCCGCTGGGAGGCAACCCGTGA